The Temnothorax longispinosus isolate EJ_2023e chromosome 7, Tlon_JGU_v1, whole genome shotgun sequence genome contains a region encoding:
- the L(3)87df gene encoding cytochrome c oxidase assembly protein COX20, mitochondrial, which yields MDIGNVEDDQSKAVMLFGRDIRKIPCFKQSMLSGIYGGLAAGLATFLFTSRVKLSTNVALGSYMGVVVVYWCYCRYNYVVQKHALQDLQNVLQRTSVSSTEEIKEVAQKH from the coding sequence ATGGACATCGGAAATGTGGAGGACGATCAGTCCAAGGCGGTGATGCTGTTTGGCCGAGACATCAGGAAGATTCCCTGCTTCAAGCAGAGCATGCTGTCCGGCATCTACGGCGGCCTCGCGGCCGGCCTGGCCACCTTCCTGTTCACGAGTCGCGTTAAGCTGTCGACGAACGTGGCCCTGGGCTCCTACATGGGCGTCGTCGTGGTTTACTGGTGCTACTGTCGATACAACTACGTGGTGCAAAAGCACGCTTTGCAGGACCTGCAAAATGTTCTTCAGCGAACGTCGGTCAGCAGCACGGAGGAGATCAAGGAAGTCGCTCAGAAGCATTAG
- the LOC139816369 gene encoding uncharacterized protein yields MSQNDTSDDETGLHTPRMLLNTTSHCSRHNSVMRSPISPSSSVSSSVVFGQIPEEVLRAWGQLPEAIRLDPSLAVFQKEYDRIAETRSADYVKRECLIVNMSLGTQPVAPTR; encoded by the exons ATGTCGCAGAACGACACGAGTGACGATGAAACTGGCCTGCACACGCCACGAATGTTACTCAACACGACTTCTCACTGCAGCCGTCACAATTCAG TTATGCGCAGCCCGATCAGTCCCTCCTCCTCCGTTTCGAGTTCCGTGGTATTTGGACAGATCCCCGAGGAAGTGCTCCGCGCCTGGGGTCAACTGCCGGAGGCGATCCGTCTGGATCCGAGTTTGGCGGTCTTTCAGAAGGAGTACGATCGAATAGCGGAAACGAG ATCTGCGGACTACGTGAAAAGGGAGTGCCTAATTGTAAATATGTCTCTCGGGACACAGCCCGTGGCACCAACCAGGTAA
- the LOC139816359 gene encoding P protein-like has product MSIGVVLVLIVVSAQVRYIFRDVAVLRFDEPQDVQELRHTIAIWQRAAASLSNYSKDENLVRETLLKKVQRLLSQLKRKLMTGSAALERYKTTLEELQEKYPIRDKWLLAKSGCVLALVITLFFLHSLPHLNLSLGWIALMGVLLLLILADSEDFDGLMARVEWSTLLFFASLFILMEALSRLGLITWIGKKTEDFILSVNEESRLAVAILLLLWVSAFASCFVDNVPLATMMVRIATNLAQNRELGLPMQPLVWALTFGACMGGNGTLIGATANVVCMGVAEQHGYRFSFMQFSRVGFPIMLTSTITIMVYLMIAHVVFGWNGK; this is encoded by the exons ATGAGCATCGGCGTGGTATTGGTGTTGATCGTGGTCAGCGCGCAAGTCCGCTATATTTTTCGAGACGTCGCGGTCCTTAGATTCGACGAGCCGCAAGACGTACAG GAATTGAGGCACACAATCGCTATTTGGCAACGAGCGGCGGCCAGTCTATCCAATTACAGCAAGGATGAGAATCTGGTGAGAGAGACGTTACTGAAAAAAGTGCAACGTTTGTTGTCGCAGTTAAAGAGGAAGCTAATGACAGGGAGCGCGGCGTTAGAGAGGTACAAGACCACGCTTGAGGAGTTACAAGAAAAG TATCCTATTAGGGACAAATGGTTGCTAGCAAAATCAGGATGCGTGCTGGCCTTGGTTATCACGCTCTTCTTCCTGCACAGTTTGCCTCATTTAAATCTGTCTTTGGGCTGGATCGCTCTGATGGGCGTTTTGTTGCTTCTGATATTGGCCGACAGCGAGGATTTCGACGGTCTTATGGCGCGCGTCGAATGGAGCACCTTGTTATTCTTCGCGTCGTTGTTCATTCTCATGGAG GCACTCTCGCGTTTGGGTCTCATCACGTGGATCGGCAAAAAAACTGAAGATTTCATTCTATCGGTCAATGAGGAGTCCCGATTAGCGGTCGCTATATTGCTGTTGCTTTGGGTATCGGCTTTCGCTAGCTGCTTCGTCGACAATGTACCGCTCGCCACCATGATGGTGAGAATCGCGACGAATCTCGCCCAAAATCGCGAGCTCGGTCTACCTATGCAGCCTCTGGTATGGGCGCTGACGTTCGGGGCTTGTATGGGAG GAAATGGAACTTTGATTGGAGCTACCGCCAACGTTGTCTGCATGGGCGTCGCGGAACAACACGGCTATAGGTTCAGTTTCATGCAATTCTCCAG GGTAGGATTTCCTATCATGCTAACGAGTACCATAACAATTATGGTATATCTGATGATTGCCCACGTCGTCTTCGGCTGGAACGGAAAGTAA
- the Art4 gene encoding histone-arginine methyltransferase CARMER isoform X2, with translation MAKTFRAVTVSTLSNNGQSTPKYNKPVALNINYDPQGLSVELVSGDVSSREKATLLEFPVTPSTECSRVSSRSYVFTLDTDSLLITFANETDFRNFHSHIVKLKMGKGVSAFNERTEESSAMQYFQFYGYLSQQQNMMQDYIRTSTYQRAILGNLSDFKDKVVLDVGAGSGILSFFAIQAGAKKVYAVEASNMANHAELLVAANNLSDKIIVIAGKIEEIDLPEHVDCIVSEPMGYMLYNERMLETYLHAKKWLSPGGRMFPSRGDLHIAPFSDENLYMEQFNKANFWYQTCFHGVDLSAMRNNAIKEYFRQPIVDTFDIRICMAKSVRHIVDFQTADETDLHKIEINVDFHILESGTCHGLAFWFDVAFIGSTQQVWLSTAPTEPLTHWYQVRCLLENPLFCKSGQLLSGKVILIANKRQSYDVTIELKLEGTNLESSNNTLDLKNPYFRYTGAAAQPPPGLNNTSPSESYWTTLDAQGARQAVNMVNGMSVNGLGEVSMDTSATVNPNNLLAID, from the exons ATGGCGAAGACGTTTCGCGCGGTGACGGTCTCGACTCTGTCAAACAATGGACAGTCCACGCCGAAGTACAACAAACCGGTCGCGCTCAATATCAATTACGACCCGCAGGGCCTCAGCGTCGAGCTCGTCTCAG GAGATGTTAGCAGCAGGGAGAAAGCGACTCTGTTGGAATTCCCAGTGACTCCCAGTACCGAATGCTCTCGTGTATCATCTCGAAGTTATGTTTTTACGCTTGATACAGATAGCTTACTGATTACATTCGCTAATGAAACAG ATTTCCGTAATTTTCACTCGCACATAGTAAAACTCAAGATGGGGAAAGGCGTGTCAGCGTTTAACGAGAGAACGGAAGAATCCTCGGCGATGCAGTATTTCCAATTTTACGGTTATCTCTCGCAGCAGCAAAACATGATGCAGGATTACATTAGGACTAGTACATACCAGCGAGCGATTCTTGGAAATCTGTCTGATTTTAAGGATAAAGTTGTCCTAGACGTAGGCGCTGGTTCTGGCATATTATCCTTCTTCGCCATACAAGCTGGCGCGAAAAAAGTATATGCCGTGGAAGCTAGCAATATGGCAAATCATGCCGAGCTACTAGTTGCAGCTAATAATTtatcagataaaataatagtcaTAGCTGGAAAAATAGAAGAGATCGATTTACCCGAGCATGTGGACTGTATAGTGAGCGAGCCTATGGGATACATGTTGTACAATGAACGAATGCTCGAAACCTATCTGCATGCGAAAAAGTGGTTAAGTCCAG GCGGAAGAATGTTTCCCTCCAGAGGTGATCTGCATATCGCACCCTTTTCCGATGAAAATCTTTACATGGAACAATTCAATAAGGCCAACTTTTGGTATCAGACATGTTTCCATGGGGTAGATCTCTCTGCCATGAGAAATAACGccattaaagaatattttagacAACCGATTGTCGATACTTTTGATATTAGAATATGTATGGCAAAATCTGTAAGGCACATAGTAGACTTCCAAACAGCTGATGAGActgatttacataaaatag aaataaatgtcGATTTTCATATACTGGAGAGTGGTACATGCCATGGTTTAGCTTTTTGGTTCGATGTAGCATTTATCGGATCAACGCAACAAGTTTGGTTAAGTACTGCTCCGACAGAACCTCTTACACACTGGTATCAAGTACGCTGTCTCTTAGAAAATccattattttgtaaaagcgGGCAACTACTCTCCGGAAAAGTCATTCTTATAGCAAATAAAAG ACAATCCTACGACGTAACAATAGAACTGAAGCTTGAAGGAACGAATCTGGAAAGCAGTAATAATACCTTAGACTTGAAAAATCCTTACTTCCGATACACAGGCGCTGCGGCACAGCCGCCTCCTGGTTTAAATAATACCTCGCCCAGCGAATCCTACTGGACGACCCTGGATGCGCAAGGCGCCCGACAAGCGGTGAATATGGTCAATGGAATGTCGGTTAATGGTCTCGGGGAAGTCTCGATGGATACAAGCGCAACAGTAAATCCAAATAATTTGCTGGCAATAG attaa
- the Art4 gene encoding histone-arginine methyltransferase CARMER isoform X1, which translates to MAKTFRAVTVSTLSNNGQSTPKYNKPVALNINYDPQGLSVELVSGDVSSREKATLLEFPVTPSTECSRVSSRSYVFTLDTDSLLITFANETDFRNFHSHIVKLKMGKGVSAFNERTEESSAMQYFQFYGYLSQQQNMMQDYIRTSTYQRAILGNLSDFKDKVVLDVGAGSGILSFFAIQAGAKKVYAVEASNMANHAELLVAANNLSDKIIVIAGKIEEIDLPEHVDCIVSEPMGYMLYNERMLETYLHAKKWLSPGGRMFPSRGDLHIAPFSDENLYMEQFNKANFWYQTCFHGVDLSAMRNNAIKEYFRQPIVDTFDIRICMAKSVRHIVDFQTADETDLHKIEINVDFHILESGTCHGLAFWFDVAFIGSTQQVWLSTAPTEPLTHWYQVRCLLENPLFCKSGQLLSGKVILIANKRQSYDVTIELKLEGTNLESSNNTLDLKNPYFRYTGAAAQPPPGLNNTSPSESYWTTLDAQGARQAVNMVNGMSVNGLGEVSMDTSATVNPNNLLAIGKVWFDSSVYHYMY; encoded by the exons ATGGCGAAGACGTTTCGCGCGGTGACGGTCTCGACTCTGTCAAACAATGGACAGTCCACGCCGAAGTACAACAAACCGGTCGCGCTCAATATCAATTACGACCCGCAGGGCCTCAGCGTCGAGCTCGTCTCAG GAGATGTTAGCAGCAGGGAGAAAGCGACTCTGTTGGAATTCCCAGTGACTCCCAGTACCGAATGCTCTCGTGTATCATCTCGAAGTTATGTTTTTACGCTTGATACAGATAGCTTACTGATTACATTCGCTAATGAAACAG ATTTCCGTAATTTTCACTCGCACATAGTAAAACTCAAGATGGGGAAAGGCGTGTCAGCGTTTAACGAGAGAACGGAAGAATCCTCGGCGATGCAGTATTTCCAATTTTACGGTTATCTCTCGCAGCAGCAAAACATGATGCAGGATTACATTAGGACTAGTACATACCAGCGAGCGATTCTTGGAAATCTGTCTGATTTTAAGGATAAAGTTGTCCTAGACGTAGGCGCTGGTTCTGGCATATTATCCTTCTTCGCCATACAAGCTGGCGCGAAAAAAGTATATGCCGTGGAAGCTAGCAATATGGCAAATCATGCCGAGCTACTAGTTGCAGCTAATAATTtatcagataaaataatagtcaTAGCTGGAAAAATAGAAGAGATCGATTTACCCGAGCATGTGGACTGTATAGTGAGCGAGCCTATGGGATACATGTTGTACAATGAACGAATGCTCGAAACCTATCTGCATGCGAAAAAGTGGTTAAGTCCAG GCGGAAGAATGTTTCCCTCCAGAGGTGATCTGCATATCGCACCCTTTTCCGATGAAAATCTTTACATGGAACAATTCAATAAGGCCAACTTTTGGTATCAGACATGTTTCCATGGGGTAGATCTCTCTGCCATGAGAAATAACGccattaaagaatattttagacAACCGATTGTCGATACTTTTGATATTAGAATATGTATGGCAAAATCTGTAAGGCACATAGTAGACTTCCAAACAGCTGATGAGActgatttacataaaatag aaataaatgtcGATTTTCATATACTGGAGAGTGGTACATGCCATGGTTTAGCTTTTTGGTTCGATGTAGCATTTATCGGATCAACGCAACAAGTTTGGTTAAGTACTGCTCCGACAGAACCTCTTACACACTGGTATCAAGTACGCTGTCTCTTAGAAAATccattattttgtaaaagcgGGCAACTACTCTCCGGAAAAGTCATTCTTATAGCAAATAAAAG ACAATCCTACGACGTAACAATAGAACTGAAGCTTGAAGGAACGAATCTGGAAAGCAGTAATAATACCTTAGACTTGAAAAATCCTTACTTCCGATACACAGGCGCTGCGGCACAGCCGCCTCCTGGTTTAAATAATACCTCGCCCAGCGAATCCTACTGGACGACCCTGGATGCGCAAGGCGCCCGACAAGCGGTGAATATGGTCAATGGAATGTCGGTTAATGGTCTCGGGGAAGTCTCGATGGATACAAGCGCAACAGTAAATCCAAATAATTTGCTGGCAATAGGTAAGGTTTGGTTTGACTCTTCAGTGTACCATTACATGTATTAA